In Oryzias melastigma strain HK-1 linkage group LG18, ASM292280v2, whole genome shotgun sequence, one DNA window encodes the following:
- the larp7 gene encoding la-related protein 7: MTNTDKEEGAAAAAAASDKLKETEKKKRYRVKQLLGDVKKQVEFWFGDANLHKDRFLKKIIDESDDGYVDISVLTSFNRMKKLTTDPKLIARALKNSTVVEVNLEGNKVRRQHPLGDSPVNSDSCTVYVELLPKDVSHSWIERVFSKCGNVLYVSIPRYKSTGDSKGFAFVEFENEEQAQKAIEMLNNPPEDAPRKPGIFPKTLHRKPIPITGEEEEKKKRKKKKKKDASTARMSAGEVKEMETEAPQPKRKHSAAKESDKKLQSTEKEQTKVSEKKRRRSQTAEGSESEVPSKIRKTSHSESEEKEKEKSDLATEGDAEGDVEKGNENGDDSAVKAKRKRKKKHKEKLKIGEEVIPLRVLLKKEWLQLKQEYLALQKSSMSSLKRCINKIDSKEQGSTEDRSVKTKKENNQSPQFVSGVIMKITDSKPLPARKILKETLCQVSKVAYVDLLDGDSECYIRFCTPEGAKAVCDARAELQKEHSWKLEILAGDHEQRYWQKILVDRQVKLNRPREKRRGTEKLISKAEKIMMARAKEENKHIRFEED; the protein is encoded by the exons ATGACTAACACAGACAAAGAGgaaggtgctgctgctgctgctgcagccagcGACAAGCTGAAAGAGacggagaagaagaagaggtaCCGGGTCAAACAGCTGCTGGGAGACGTGAAGAAGCAGGTGGAGTTCTGGTTTGGAGATGCCAACCTTCACAAGGACCgtttcctgaaaaaaatcatagacGAGTCTGACGATGGAT ATGTTGACATATCTGTGTTGACGAGCTTCAACCGAATGAAGAAGCTGACAACGGACCCAAAGCTGATTGCCAGGGCACTGAAAAATTCTACTGTAGTGGAG GTTAACCTTGAAGGAAACAAAGTCAGGCGTCAACATCCGCTTGGAGACTCCCCCGTCAACAGCGACAGCTGCACCGTCTACGTG GAACTTCTACCCAAGGATGTGTCCCACAGCTGGATAGAGAGAGTGTTCTCCAAATGTGGGAATGTGTTGTATGTTAGCATACCCAGATACAAGTCGACGGGCGACTCCAAGGGGTTTGCCTTTGTGGAATTTGAGAACGAAGAACAAGCGCAGAAAGCAATTGAG ATGCTGAACAACCCTCCTGAGGATGCTCCCAGGAAGCCAGGGATTTTTCCCAAGACTCTACATAGGAAGCCAATTCCTATCACCG GTgaagaagaggagaagaaaaagcgtaagaagaaaaagaagaaagatgcTTCCACAGCCCGGATGTCTGCAGGAGAAGTTAAGGAGATGGAGACCGAAGCCCCTCAGCCAAAGAGGAAACACTCGGCAGCTAAAGAGTCTGATAAAAAACTCCAGAGCACGGAGAAAGAGCAGACTAAAGTGTCCGAGAAGAAGCGGCGCCGCTCTCAGACTGCGGAGGGATCTGAGAGTGAAGTACCATCAAAGATTAGAAAAACCAGCCACAGCGAATCcgaagagaaagagaaagaaaagagcG ATTTAGCCACTGAAGGCGATGCAGAGGGAGATGTGGAGAAGGGAAACGAGAACGGCGACGATTCCGCCGTGAAGGCCAAGAGGAAGcggaaaaagaaacacaaagaaaaactgaaaatcggAGAAGAAGTCATTCCACTACGAGTTTTATTGAA GAAAGAGTGGCTCCAGCTGAAGCAGGAGTATCTGGCTCTGCAGAAGAGCAGCATGTCGTCCTTGAAGAGGTGCATCAATAAGATTGATAGCAAAGAGCAGGGAAGCACTGAAGACAGGAGCG ttaaaaccaaaaaagaaaacaaccagAGTCCTCAGTTTGTCAGCGGCGTCATCATGAAGATTACAGACAGCAAACCTCTACCAGCAAGGAAGATCCTCAAA GAGACTCTCTGCCAAGTATCCAAAGTGGCGTACGTTGACCTCCTGGATGGAGATTCAGAGTGTTATATCCGCTTTTGCACACCGGAGGGCGCCAAAGCGGTGTGTGATGCcagagcagagctgcagaaggaGCACAGCTGGAAACTTGAGATTCTAGCAG GAGATCATGAGCAGCGGTATTGGCAGAAGATCCTCGTGGACCGGCAGGTGAAGCTGAATCGCCCCAGAGAGAAGAGGAGGGGCACAGAAAAG CTCATTTCTAAAGCCGAAAAAATCATGATGGCAAGAGCtaaggaggaaaacaaacacatccGCTTCGAGGAGGACTGA